From a region of the Paenibacillus sp. FSL R10-2734 genome:
- a CDS encoding sugar ABC transporter permease, translating into MNQTAVVTENPATLKGTPYKQNRWKKNFWGYMFLVPALIIFIMFMWVPIFKGLLYSFYHVDFVKGNSFVGFENYSRAISDPDVLTALKNTGYYMFLCLIIGFWVPIAFAIMISELRRFGGFVRVAAYLPFVMPGVVLYGLWRWLYDPVGPINALLTSMGVDQVAFLTDTRWSMISLVFMETWQQFGSGMLIYLAAVLSIPRDWYEAAEIDGAGVWARIKYITLPSLRNLIFLMLILQIIGTSQGYQSQMALLDGGPNNTTLTYALLIVKYAFTRLDYGTATALGMLMFIVLGGLGILQFKLNKEDY; encoded by the coding sequence ATGAATCAAACCGCAGTAGTAACCGAAAACCCGGCGACGCTGAAGGGGACACCGTACAAGCAAAACCGCTGGAAGAAAAACTTTTGGGGATATATGTTCCTCGTACCTGCTCTTATTATTTTTATTATGTTCATGTGGGTTCCAATTTTTAAAGGCTTACTGTACAGCTTCTACCATGTTGATTTTGTTAAAGGGAACAGCTTTGTAGGCTTTGAAAACTACAGTAGAGCAATTAGTGATCCAGATGTTTTGACCGCATTGAAGAACACTGGGTATTACATGTTTTTATGTCTTATTATTGGATTCTGGGTTCCGATTGCTTTTGCCATCATGATCTCGGAGCTGAGAAGGTTTGGGGGCTTTGTACGTGTAGCGGCTTATCTTCCTTTCGTAATGCCTGGTGTGGTTCTCTATGGACTGTGGAGATGGCTATATGATCCGGTAGGTCCAATCAATGCGTTATTAACTTCGATGGGTGTGGACCAGGTTGCCTTCTTAACAGATACAAGGTGGTCGATGATTTCTCTTGTGTTTATGGAGACGTGGCAGCAGTTTGGATCAGGGATGTTAATATACTTGGCTGCTGTACTCAGCATTCCGCGAGATTGGTATGAAGCTGCTGAGATTGATGGGGCTGGTGTGTGGGCGCGTATAAAGTACATCACATTGCCTTCACTGCGTAATTTAATCTTTTTGATGCTAATACTACAAATTATTGGTACTTCACAAGGGTATCAGTCACAGATGGCGCTGCTTGATGGTGGGCCGAATAATACTACGCTTACCTATGCGCTGTTGATCGTAAAATATGCATTTACAAGACTCGATTATGGTACAGCTACTGCGCTTGGCATGTTAATGTTCATAGTCCTAGGTGGTTTGGGCATTTTACAGTTCAAGCTTAACAAGGAGGACTACTAA
- a CDS encoding glycosyl hydrolase family 65 protein: protein MSWAVRDSCFDKKLVTTNGNKYMLGNAYMGYRGTLEEFSKSELVAVTLAGLYDKAGDKWREPVNAPNGLWTKIVCNGQPLSVLEHEPSSHVQELNIRSAIHHRSTDFSISDGGTLTFTADRFVSQDNLHLLVSKCSIHSTQDCQIVIETGIDVDVWDINGPHLLDQKVQSQGEVLVSSSTSGELNIPVVVAERAVFNFGDQQMAEGVAVRRISFDARAGETYEWFKYVAVYTGLDVSGPESEAVKSVHAAEALGYDELLKAHCQQWEQRWSLSDVIIEGDEDAQFALRYSIYQLLIIVPTVSEKVSIPARGLSGQVYKGAVFWDTEMFMLPFFLHTDPKVARNLMMYRIHTLDGARRKAAEYGFLGAFYAWESQDTGDDACTLFNVNDVFTGRPMRTYFRDKQVHISGDVVHGIWKYVQFTGDESLLTSGGAEVIWECARFFYSYAYYNSVKERFEILDVTGPDEYHERVNNNAFTNALVKETLEIALRTAELLQNKYPEVYNQLSMEFSEGPFLTEFKAMLDSFYVPQPDPASLIIEQFDRYFTLEDVRLSELKSRVLNKNEYLGGGNGLATTTTILKQADVVLMLNLFKHSFNKEVKQANWEFYEPRTEHGSSLSPCIYALVAADIGSPDWGYPYFMRTATVDLTGESKQYVGDLYIGGTHPAANGGAWMAAVLGFAGLNYDGATVHINPSLPKHWQSVELPVTLRGDTFKLRISKDEVTVTTAADYSGTLVFSVQGREGKVCSAGESLRLVIAETTV from the coding sequence ATGAGCTGGGCGGTAAGGGATAGCTGTTTTGATAAGAAACTTGTGACGACGAACGGGAACAAATATATGTTAGGCAATGCCTATATGGGATATCGCGGTACACTGGAGGAATTCAGTAAAAGTGAGCTAGTTGCCGTTACTTTAGCTGGTCTGTATGACAAAGCGGGAGACAAGTGGAGAGAACCTGTCAATGCTCCGAATGGATTATGGACCAAGATTGTCTGCAACGGACAGCCCTTAAGTGTGCTTGAGCATGAACCGAGCTCTCACGTTCAGGAGCTGAATATCCGTAGTGCCATTCATCATCGGAGTACTGACTTTAGTATATCCGACGGTGGGACGTTGACATTTACAGCAGATCGTTTCGTAAGTCAGGACAATCTTCATCTGCTCGTTAGTAAATGCTCTATCCACAGTACACAGGACTGCCAAATTGTGATTGAGACGGGGATTGACGTAGATGTGTGGGATATCAATGGCCCCCACCTCTTAGATCAAAAGGTGCAGTCGCAGGGTGAGGTGCTAGTCTCTTCCTCCACGAGTGGAGAATTGAACATTCCGGTAGTGGTGGCGGAGAGAGCGGTATTTAATTTCGGAGATCAGCAAATGGCTGAAGGAGTTGCTGTACGCCGGATTTCTTTTGATGCGCGTGCGGGTGAGACCTATGAATGGTTTAAGTACGTTGCGGTATATACTGGACTTGATGTCAGTGGACCGGAGTCAGAAGCTGTCAAGTCTGTCCATGCTGCTGAGGCGCTGGGCTATGACGAGTTATTAAAAGCTCACTGTCAGCAATGGGAACAGAGATGGTCACTTAGCGATGTCATTATCGAAGGCGACGAGGATGCTCAGTTTGCTCTGCGATACAGTATTTATCAGCTGTTAATTATTGTACCAACAGTTTCGGAGAAGGTTTCTATCCCAGCTCGCGGTTTATCGGGTCAGGTCTATAAAGGGGCGGTATTTTGGGATACGGAGATGTTTATGCTGCCTTTCTTCCTGCATACCGATCCGAAGGTTGCTCGCAACCTAATGATGTACCGGATTCATACCTTGGACGGAGCTCGTCGTAAGGCCGCGGAATATGGTTTTTTGGGAGCATTCTATGCCTGGGAAAGTCAGGATACAGGAGACGATGCTTGTACTCTTTTTAATGTGAATGATGTATTTACTGGACGACCGATGCGGACTTATTTTCGCGATAAGCAGGTTCATATCAGTGGGGATGTTGTACACGGGATTTGGAAATACGTTCAATTTACAGGGGACGAAAGTCTGCTAACTAGTGGAGGAGCGGAAGTGATCTGGGAATGTGCCCGGTTCTTCTACTCTTATGCCTACTATAATTCGGTAAAAGAACGCTTCGAGATTCTAGATGTTACAGGTCCAGATGAATATCATGAACGTGTGAATAATAATGCTTTTACGAATGCATTAGTTAAGGAAACGCTGGAGATTGCCTTGCGCACGGCAGAATTGCTGCAAAATAAGTACCCGGAAGTATATAACCAACTGTCTATGGAGTTTAGTGAGGGTCCGTTTCTAACCGAGTTCAAAGCTATGCTGGATAGCTTTTATGTTCCGCAGCCTGACCCTGCCAGTCTTATCATCGAACAATTCGACCGTTACTTCACGTTGGAGGATGTTCGGCTGTCAGAATTGAAATCTCGTGTACTTAACAAAAATGAGTATTTGGGTGGCGGCAATGGCTTAGCTACCACTACAACAATACTGAAGCAAGCGGACGTCGTGTTGATGCTGAATCTGTTCAAGCATTCCTTCAACAAGGAAGTTAAACAAGCGAACTGGGAATTCTACGAACCGCGTACCGAGCATGGGTCAAGTCTTAGTCCTTGTATTTATGCTTTGGTAGCTGCTGATATTGGTTCGCCAGATTGGGGATATCCATATTTTATGCGTACGGCTACTGTCGATCTTACGGGAGAATCTAAGCAGTATGTAGGGGATCTCTATATTGGTGGTACCCACCCAGCCGCGAATGGTGGCGCATGGATGGCTGCGGTTCTTGGTTTTGCAGGGTTGAATTATGATGGGGCGACTGTCCACATCAATCCTTCACTGCCTAAACATTGGCAGTCTGTTGAGCTTCCGGTTACGCTTCGAGGGGATACCTTTAAGCTGCGGATCAGCAAGGATGAAGTTACTGTTACTACAGCAGCCGATTACAGTGGAACCTTGGTATTCTCGGTGCAAGGGCGAGAAGGAAAGGTATGTTCAGCAGGTGAGAGCTTGCGGCTAGTCATAGCCGAAACAACAGTATAG
- a CDS encoding response regulator → MFNILVVDDEPLICKGLSNLLASSGLDISNIYTANSGFEALDCIRMEEIDLLVTDIQMGAMSGIDLMQHAKLAKPWVQTIVISAHETFQYAQMAVRLGAKDYLIKPLNSEQFLDSVRNVLLKMGKPSPELDVFMSGINDSFRLEEPLPEYSKLLNELLIDPGVVLAEADNLQKLDNLKLQGPYFSVLKIKVPLSGVNQEKQYTMQDRRLLCYAALNIAKELMDQEWNSLAFYAPDEEITIIIQWDEKSYEDSSAGQINRLDILGRSLQFNIHKYLHLNVIIGISQILKGLSFMAVLNRQASNAILWNNEHSDHYVFYYGDFNWNSYTSDPSVEELHTHSNLIVQKAKEYIDENYAQKGLTIHDVAKKNHVSPNYLSYLFKKNTGYNLWEYVIKLRMEESREMILNTDLRRYEIAERVGYESPEHFSKIFKKYYGISPSELKK, encoded by the coding sequence ATGTTCAATATATTGGTAGTGGATGACGAACCATTGATTTGTAAAGGGTTGAGCAATTTATTAGCTTCATCTGGGCTGGATATTTCTAATATCTATACCGCTAATAGCGGATTTGAAGCGCTAGACTGTATTCGTATGGAGGAAATTGATCTGCTCGTTACGGATATTCAGATGGGAGCGATGAGCGGAATTGATCTGATGCAGCATGCGAAACTGGCAAAACCATGGGTACAGACCATCGTGATTTCTGCGCATGAGACGTTTCAATATGCTCAAATGGCCGTTCGACTCGGAGCTAAGGATTATTTAATCAAGCCTTTGAATAGTGAGCAATTTTTGGATTCGGTCCGAAATGTGCTGCTTAAGATGGGTAAGCCCTCACCAGAACTAGATGTCTTCATGTCTGGGATTAACGATAGCTTTCGACTGGAAGAGCCACTTCCGGAATACAGCAAGCTTTTAAACGAACTGCTCATCGACCCTGGGGTTGTGCTAGCTGAGGCAGATAACTTGCAGAAGCTGGATAACCTGAAGCTACAAGGGCCGTATTTTTCCGTCTTAAAAATCAAGGTACCTCTGTCTGGAGTGAACCAGGAGAAGCAGTATACTATGCAGGATAGACGGTTACTTTGTTATGCTGCACTGAATATTGCCAAAGAATTAATGGATCAGGAATGGAACTCATTAGCCTTTTATGCACCGGATGAAGAAATTACGATCATTATTCAATGGGATGAAAAAAGCTATGAAGATTCTTCTGCCGGCCAAATCAATAGGCTAGATATTCTTGGCCGTAGTCTGCAATTTAATATTCATAAATATTTACATCTGAACGTGATCATTGGCATTAGCCAGATTTTAAAGGGGCTTTCGTTTATGGCCGTTTTGAACCGTCAGGCCTCTAATGCAATTCTCTGGAACAATGAGCACAGTGATCACTATGTGTTCTATTATGGGGATTTCAACTGGAACAGTTACACGAGTGATCCTTCTGTAGAAGAACTTCATACCCATAGCAATCTGATCGTACAAAAAGCGAAAGAATACATTGACGAGAACTATGCGCAAAAAGGACTGACTATACACGATGTTGCTAAGAAGAATCATGTTAGTCCCAATTATTTGAGTTACCTATTTAAGAAAAATACAGGCTATAACCTGTGGGAATATGTAATCAAGCTCCGGATGGAAGAAAGTCGGGAGATGATTTTGAATACCGATCTTCGCAGATACGAAATTGCGGAACGTGTGGGTTATGAATCGCCGGAGCATTTTAGTAAAATTTTCAAAAAGTATTACGGGATCAGCCCCAGCGAATTGAAGAAGTAA
- a CDS encoding histidine kinase, giving the protein MLSRLIRLIRKLNVKQQLILLFLIMISPILFLNIYGNMKAEQILKRHVTNAYVELNKQNFTIINRDIDTVNKITTTVIQNPLIQQINMTGSDSILERVKRYETIEKLLVSYSQGAERGDGIYYSLYIYDPDDYYFFAPNFPQVKKAGVYFFSKVEEPYWFEEVVQKKGRGALKFTERLSAQAEDLKTLTYMRAVNNISRKAETIGVLVITKMDSKIGESLKSISLPDGEIYLTDLNNRVLASTTNNTGEVIALPETVVAEDLEGTVDVITSDFIYVVNNNHALGQKLVYKVPVKALLQQQNEMKSVIQYITVAYAVFGLIMITYFWRSLMTPLQKLAFFVRKYEPGNRVPETPRRGSNDEVSVLIASTYDMARRLNGLITYKYQMELKQKESQLQLLYQQINPHLLYNTLESIYWKSSLEGNVESAEMIKELSKLMKISLSRGRELISLEEELEHATAYIKLQQHRYDYVFRVVMDIHPDTKSNLIPKITLQPLIENAIIHGVKNMGEDGEITISAVCVNEIVMISIEDNGYKSVDYEAIEAVLNDNSPNPVSGYGIRNINQRIHLHFGSDYGISYTPRREGGTLVTVRLPKSENQD; this is encoded by the coding sequence ATGTTGTCTAGGTTGATTAGGTTGATTCGAAAGCTGAACGTCAAGCAGCAGCTCATCCTGCTATTTCTAATTATGATTTCTCCCATTCTCTTTCTGAACATATATGGGAATATGAAGGCGGAGCAAATACTGAAGCGTCATGTTACGAATGCATATGTAGAATTGAACAAGCAGAACTTCACCATCATAAATCGAGATATCGACACGGTAAATAAAATCACTACCACCGTGATCCAGAATCCCCTGATTCAGCAAATTAATATGACAGGTTCGGATTCCATATTAGAGCGAGTCAAGCGATATGAGACGATAGAGAAGCTGTTGGTCAGTTACTCTCAGGGCGCTGAACGTGGTGACGGCATCTATTATTCCCTCTATATATACGATCCGGATGATTATTATTTTTTCGCCCCCAACTTCCCGCAGGTTAAGAAGGCTGGAGTTTATTTCTTTTCCAAAGTCGAGGAGCCTTACTGGTTTGAGGAGGTTGTGCAGAAGAAAGGACGCGGAGCGCTGAAGTTCACGGAGAGGCTAAGTGCACAGGCGGAAGATTTAAAGACACTTACATACATGAGAGCCGTAAATAACATTTCCAGAAAAGCGGAGACCATTGGAGTTTTGGTCATTACCAAAATGGACTCTAAAATTGGAGAATCGCTCAAGTCCATATCTTTGCCTGACGGCGAAATTTACTTAACAGACCTGAATAATCGTGTTCTCGCCTCGACTACGAATAATACTGGAGAAGTGATTGCGTTGCCGGAGACGGTTGTTGCCGAGGATTTGGAAGGTACCGTAGATGTCATTACCTCCGATTTTATCTATGTGGTTAACAATAATCATGCATTAGGACAAAAACTAGTCTACAAAGTTCCGGTAAAGGCGCTGCTGCAGCAACAGAACGAAATGAAAAGTGTTATTCAATATATCACCGTGGCTTACGCAGTATTTGGACTGATCATGATTACGTACTTCTGGCGATCATTAATGACTCCGTTGCAAAAGCTGGCTTTTTTCGTACGAAAATATGAGCCGGGCAATCGTGTTCCAGAGACGCCGCGGAGGGGGAGTAACGATGAGGTTAGTGTGCTGATTGCTTCTACCTATGATATGGCCCGCAGGCTTAACGGACTAATCACATACAAATACCAAATGGAGCTCAAACAGAAGGAATCGCAGCTTCAATTGCTATATCAACAAATTAATCCGCATTTGCTCTATAACACACTCGAGAGTATTTATTGGAAAAGCTCGTTAGAAGGAAATGTCGAATCCGCCGAGATGATCAAGGAATTGTCCAAACTAATGAAGATCAGTCTTAGTCGGGGAAGAGAGCTGATTAGCCTTGAAGAAGAGCTGGAGCATGCAACGGCCTATATCAAGCTGCAGCAGCACCGATATGATTATGTATTTCGTGTAGTAATGGATATTCATCCTGATACGAAAAGCAATCTAATACCTAAAATCACACTGCAGCCGCTAATAGAGAATGCTATTATTCATGGTGTTAAAAATATGGGCGAGGATGGAGAGATCACTATCAGCGCTGTTTGCGTGAACGAAATCGTTATGATCTCTATTGAAGATAATGGCTATAAGTCTGTTGACTATGAGGCGATTGAAGCTGTACTGAATGATAACAGCCCAAATCCCGTCAGCGGTTACGGTATCCGCAACATTAATCAGCGTATTCATTTACATTTCGGCTCTGATTATGGCATCAGCTATACCCCTCGTAGAGAAGGCGGAACGCTAGTAACTGTTAGGCTTCCGAAATCGGAGAATCAGGACTAA
- the pgmB gene encoding beta-phosphoglucomutase: MLQNMKGAIFDLDGVIVDTAKYHYLAWASLADELGFTFTEEDNERLKGVSRMRSLDILLEIGGLQFDEAQKLAMAEKKNRLYVEYISKLEESELLPGVKEYLTGLRTRGIGIALGSASKNAEFILNKLNITDLFDAVVDGNKVSRAKPDPEVFLIAGQELGLQPDDCVVFEDAEAGVQAGKAAGMKVVGIGNPEVLKEADLVVKGLYELLTD; this comes from the coding sequence ATGTTGCAAAATATGAAAGGCGCCATTTTCGATCTGGATGGTGTTATAGTAGACACGGCCAAATATCATTATTTGGCTTGGGCTAGTCTTGCTGATGAGCTTGGCTTTACATTTACAGAGGAGGATAACGAACGTCTTAAGGGTGTGAGCCGGATGAGATCGCTCGATATTCTTCTGGAAATCGGCGGGCTACAATTTGACGAAGCGCAGAAGCTAGCGATGGCGGAGAAGAAAAATCGCCTGTATGTTGAATACATCTCAAAGCTTGAGGAGTCGGAGCTACTTCCCGGAGTCAAAGAATACTTAACTGGACTTAGAACGCGCGGGATCGGAATTGCGTTAGGCTCAGCCAGTAAGAATGCGGAATTTATTTTGAATAAGCTGAACATTACGGATCTGTTCGATGCTGTTGTTGATGGTAACAAAGTATCTCGTGCGAAGCCAGACCCGGAGGTATTCTTGATAGCTGGTCAAGAGCTGGGCTTACAGCCTGACGATTGCGTCGTGTTCGAGGATGCGGAAGCGGGCGTTCAAGCAGGTAAGGCTGCTGGTATGAAGGTAGTAGGTATAGGTAATCCAGAAGTGCTGAAGGAAGCTGATCTTGTGGTAAAAGGATTGTATGAATTGCTGACGGACTAA